From the genome of Vigna angularis cultivar LongXiaoDou No.4 chromosome 11, ASM1680809v1, whole genome shotgun sequence, one region includes:
- the LOC108333742 gene encoding heavy metal-associated isoprenylated plant protein 28 isoform X2 produces the protein MTIIEMRVHMDCPGCENKVKEALQKLKGVDGIEIDMKLQKVTVNGYAEQKKVLKTVRKTGCRAELWQLPYTTESQNQYFQQHHCNGPLTYYASQPSSSYNYYKHGYDSSDPSYYNYPSQSSIFGHQTGATFSDDNPHACVIM, from the exons ATGACG ATCATAGAGATGAGAGTACACATGGATTGCCCTGGATGTGAAAACAAAGTGAAAGAAGCACTACAAAAACTTAAAg GGGTGGATGGCATTGAAATAGATATGAAACTGCAAAAGGTGACTGTGAATGGCTATGCTGAGCAGAAGAAGGTTCTGAAAACTGTTCGAAAAACTGGTTGCAGGGCTGAGTTATGGCAACTTCCATACACAACAGAGTCTCAAAACCAATATTTTCAGCAGCACCATTGCAATGGCCCTCTCACCTATTATGCTTCTCAACCTTCCTCATCTTATAACTATTACAAACATGGCTATGATAGCAGTGATCCAAGCTATTACAACTATCCCTCACAATCTTCCATCTTTGGCCATCAAACTGGTGCTACTTTTAGTGATGACAATCCTCACGCTTGTGTCATTATGTGA
- the LOC108333742 gene encoding heavy metal-associated isoprenylated plant protein 28 isoform X1 produces MISFCLYLQIIEMRVHMDCPGCENKVKEALQKLKGVDGIEIDMKLQKVTVNGYAEQKKVLKTVRKTGCRAELWQLPYTTESQNQYFQQHHCNGPLTYYASQPSSSYNYYKHGYDSSDPSYYNYPSQSSIFGHQTGATFSDDNPHACVIM; encoded by the exons ATGATCTCTTTTTGTCTCTATCTTCAGATCATAGAGATGAGAGTACACATGGATTGCCCTGGATGTGAAAACAAAGTGAAAGAAGCACTACAAAAACTTAAAg GGGTGGATGGCATTGAAATAGATATGAAACTGCAAAAGGTGACTGTGAATGGCTATGCTGAGCAGAAGAAGGTTCTGAAAACTGTTCGAAAAACTGGTTGCAGGGCTGAGTTATGGCAACTTCCATACACAACAGAGTCTCAAAACCAATATTTTCAGCAGCACCATTGCAATGGCCCTCTCACCTATTATGCTTCTCAACCTTCCTCATCTTATAACTATTACAAACATGGCTATGATAGCAGTGATCCAAGCTATTACAACTATCCCTCACAATCTTCCATCTTTGGCCATCAAACTGGTGCTACTTTTAGTGATGACAATCCTCACGCTTGTGTCATTATGTGA
- the LOC108334199 gene encoding phosphoenolpyruvate carboxylase 2: protein MMAARNIEKMASIDAQLRLLAPRKVSDDDKLVEYDALLLDRFLDILQDLHGEDIRQTVQDCYELSAEYEGEHRPEKLEELGNMLTGLDAGDSIVIAKSFSHMLNLANLAEEVQIAYRRRIKLLKKGDFADENSAMTESDIEETLKKLVAQLKKTPQEVFDALKNQTVDLVLTAHPTQSVRRSLLQKHGRIRNCLTQLYAKDITPDDKQELDEALQREIQAAFRTDEIRRTPPTPQDEMRAGMSYFHETIWKGVPKFLRRVDTALKNIGINERVPYNAPVIQFSSWMGGDRDGNPRVTPEVTRDVCLLARMMAANMYFSQIEDLMFELSMWRCTDELRVRAHELHRSSKRDAKHYIEFWKQIPPNEPYRVILGDVRDKLYNTRERARQLLANGTSDIPEETTFTNVEQFLEPLELCYRSLCACGDRPIADGSLLDFLRQVSTFGLSLVRLDIRQESDRHTDVMDAITKHLEIGSYREWSEEKRQEWLLSELRGKRPLFGHDLPKTEEITDVLETFHVISELPKDNFGAYIISMATAPSDVLAVELLQRECHVKEPLRVVPLFEKLADLEAAPASVARLFSIDWYRDRINGKQEVMIGYSDSGKDAGRLSAAWALYKAQEELVKVAKEFGVKLTMFHGRGGTVGRGGGPTHLAILSQPPDTIHGSLRVTVQGEVIEQSFGEEHLCFRTLQRFTAATLEHGMHPPVSPKPAWRALMDEMAVIATQEYRSVVFREPRFVEYFRRATPELEYGRMNIGSRPSKRKPSGGIESLRAIPWIFAWTQTRFHLPVWLGFGAAFKHVVEKDPKNLQMLQDMYNQWPFFRVTLDLVEMVFAKGDPGIAALFDKLLVPEELRPFGESLRAKYEETKNFLLQVAGHKDLLEGDPYLKQRLRLRDSYITTLNVLQAYTLKRIRDPDYHVKLRPHLSKDYMESSKPAAELVKLNPKSEYAPGLEDTLILTMKGIAAGMQNTG, encoded by the exons ATGATGGCTGCCCGTAACATTGAGAAGATGGCCTCGATTGATGCTCAGTTGAGGTTGCTGGCACCACGTAAGGTCTCTGATGATGACAAACTGGTTGAGTATGATGCTCTTTTGTTGGACCGTTTCCTTGACATTCTTCAGGATTTGCATGGTGAAGATATCAGACAAACG GTTCAAGATTGTTATGAGCTGTCAGCTGAATACGAAGGGGAGCATCGTCCTGAAAAGTTGGAGGAACTTGGGAATATGCTGACTGGTCTTGATGCTGGGGATTCAATTGTTATTGCCAAATCATTTTCTCACATGCTCAATTTGGCCAACTTGGCAGAAGAAGTTCAAATTGCTTACCGAAGAAGGATCAAGTTATTGAAGAAGGGTGATTTTGCGGATGAGAACTCTGCCATGACAGAGTCAGACATTGAAGAGACCTTGAAGAAGCTTGTGGCTCAACTGAAGAAGACCCCCCAGGAAGTCTTTGATGCTCTGAAGAACCAAACTGTGGATTTGGTCCTAACTGCTCATCCTACTCAGTCTGTTCGCAGATCTTTGCTGCAAAAGCATGGAAG GATAAGGAATTGTTTGACACAATTATATGCCAAAGACATAACACCAGATGATAAGCAGGAACTTGATGAGGCTTTACAAAGAGAG ATTCAAGCTGCATTTCGCACAGATGAAATTCGAAGGACTCCTCCTACACCACAAGATGAGATGAGGGCAGGAATGAGCTACTTTCATGAGACAATTTGGAAAGGTGTACCAAAGTTTCTGCGCCGGGTTGATACAGCTCTGAAGAACATTGGAATAAACGAACGTGTCCCATATAATGCCCCTGTTATTCAGTTCTCTTCTTGGATGGGAGGAGATCGTGATG GTAATCCAAGAGTAACCCCTGAAGTTACAAGGGATGTGTGTTTGCTGGCTAGAATGATGGCTGCTAATATGTACTTCTCTCAGATAGAGGATCTCATGTTTGAG CTGTCTATGTGGCGTTGCACTGACGAGCTCCGTGTTCGTGCTCATGAACTCCATAGGTCCTCAAAGAGAGATGCAAAACATTACATTG AGTTTTGGAAACAGATTCCTCCAAATGAGCCATATCGtgttattcttggtgatgtcaGAGACAAGCTCTATAACACACGTGAACGTGCTCGCCAGTTACTAGCCAATGGGACCTCTGATATCCCAGAGGAGACAACCTTCACTAATGTTGAGCAG TTCCTGGAGCCTCTTGAACTATGCTATAGATCACTCTGTGCATGTGGTGACAGACCAATAGCAGATGGAAGCCTCCTTGATTTCCTGCGGCAAGTTTCCACATTTGGACTCTCACTTGTGAGGCTTGACATCCGTCAAGAGTCAGATAGGCACACTGATGTAATGGATGCAATCACAAAACACTTAGAAATTGGATCATACCGAGAGTGGTCTGAGGAAAAGAGGCAGGAGTGGCTCTTGTCTGAACTCAGAGGAAAACGCCCTCTCTTTGGCCATGACCTTCCCAAAACAGAAGAAATCACTGATGTTTTGGAAACCTTCCATGTCATTTCAGAGCTACCTAAAGACAACTTTGGTGCCTACATCATATCAATGGCCACAGCCCCATCTGATGTGCTTGCGGTGGAGCTTTTGCAACGTGAGTGCCATGTGAAGGAGCCACTGAGGGTGGTGCCACTTTTTGAAAAGCTTGCTGATCTTGAGGCTGCTCCGGCTTCCGTGGCCCGACTTTTCTCCATAGATTGGTACAGAGACCGCATCAATGGGAAGCAAGAAGTTATGATAGGGTACTCAGACTCAGGAAAAGATGCTGGCCGTCTTTCAGCTGCTTGGGCCCTTTACAAGGCTCAAGAGGAACTCGTGAAGGTTGCTAAGGAGTTTGGTGTGAAGCTTACAATGTTTCATGGGAGAGGAGGGACTgttggaagaggaggaggacCAACTCATCTTGCTATTTTGTCTCAGCCACCAGACACCATTCATGGCTCACTTCGGGTAACGGTTCAGGGTGAAGTCATTGAACAGTCTTTTGGAGAGGAGCATTTGTGCTTTAGGACACTTCAAAGGTTCACTGCAGCCACGCTTGAGCATGGCATGCATCCTCCTGTGTCACCAAAACCTGCATGGCGCGCTCTCATGGATGAGATGGCTGTCATTGCCACTCAGGAGTATCGCTCTGTTGTTTTCAGAGAGCCTCGTTTTGTTGAATATTTCAGACGT GCAACTCCTGAGTTGGAGTATGGAAGAATGAACATTGGCAGTCGTCCATCAAAGAGAAAGCCAAGCGGAGGAATTGAATCGCTACGTGCTATTCCTTGGATTTTTGCATGGACACAAACAAGGTTTCATTTGCCAGTGTGGCTTGGTTTTGGGGCAGCATTTAAGCATGTTGTTGAGAAAGATCCAAAGAATCTGCAAATGCTTCAGGATATGTACAACCAATGGCCTTTCTTCAGGGTCACCCTTGACTTGGTTGAGATGGTGTTTGCCAAGGGAGACCCTGGGATTGCAGCCCTATTTGATAAACTCCTAGTGCCAGAAGAGCTACGTCCATTTGGAGAGAGCTTAAGGGCTAAATACGAAGAAACCAAGAACTTTCTCCTCCAG GTTGCTGGGCACAAGGATCTTCTTGAAGGGGACCCCTACTTGAAGCAAAGACTTCGACTTCGTGACTCATACATCACAACCCTGAATGTGCTGCAAGCCTACACATTGAAGAGAATTCGTGATCCTGACTACCATGTGAAGCTGAGGCCACACTTGTCAAAGGACTACATGGAATCAAGCAAGCCTGCAGCAGAGCTTGTTAAACTTAACCCCAAAAGCGAGTATGCACCTGGCCTTGAAGACACCCTTATTTTGACCATGAAGGGTATTGCTGCTGGCATGCAGAACACCGGTTAA